In one window of Deltaproteobacteria bacterium DNA:
- a CDS encoding VCBS repeat-containing protein: MKTKKMVFWMFLALLLPLGPALAEDARVIAIAPLSVNADRDLTYLQKGLGEMLASRLAWEGKVEVKGASETASAMSAGDSPLNPAKARTLGGALGADYVLFGSVTVFGDAASLDVSVVETAGTAPALTFSRAGKTPGDVIPQVDSLAAEISSKVFGKPVPRSMLAAAAPAEPAPAIAPQAAVSPYTHPEKLLTGPSQPEPGPVAAPAVPYGPPPARPGAPVAAIPSVSTPAFIPAPQTGSDMWKSPTLSFEAIGLALADTTGDGLSETVVIGKNRVAVYRFEQGRFATLADIARPGHLKQVWVDAADINGNGRAEIFVSAINANGGKMESFVLEWNGKEYAPIAENERTYFRVISVPGRGQVLFGQRRGAGDVLLEGIYELTRSGEHYESKAGGLSIPKADSLFGAAFGEFADRSVSTTAVLGLDDYLRLYDSTGKRLWMSDEKVGGSEKFLNLMESSESANTVYTPQRLIPISQGDRQGILVVMNTGMTGRLLSGYRRYTAGTFSAYFWDGLGMTQAWSTRKVTGLISDYGVGDVNNDGKSDLVFILVKKSLTQASTNVVAFDMDSAPTAAK; encoded by the coding sequence ATGAAAACGAAAAAAATGGTCTTTTGGATGTTTTTGGCGCTTCTGCTTCCCCTTGGCCCCGCCCTGGCCGAAGACGCCAGGGTGATCGCCATAGCACCGCTTTCGGTGAACGCGGACCGGGACCTGACCTATCTTCAGAAGGGTCTTGGCGAGATGCTGGCGTCCCGGCTGGCCTGGGAGGGCAAGGTGGAGGTGAAGGGCGCGTCCGAAACCGCATCCGCCATGTCTGCGGGCGACTCCCCCTTAAACCCGGCAAAGGCCAGAACACTGGGCGGCGCATTGGGGGCCGACTACGTGCTTTTCGGCTCGGTGACGGTTTTCGGGGACGCGGCGAGCCTGGACGTCTCGGTGGTGGAAACCGCCGGAACAGCGCCCGCCCTCACCTTCAGCAGGGCAGGCAAGACTCCGGGCGACGTGATTCCCCAGGTGGATTCCCTGGCTGCTGAAATAAGCTCCAAGGTCTTCGGGAAACCCGTGCCCCGGTCCATGCTTGCGGCTGCGGCCCCTGCCGAGCCCGCCCCTGCCATAGCGCCCCAGGCGGCGGTTTCGCCCTACACCCACCCGGAAAAGCTCCTCACCGGCCCGTCCCAGCCTGAACCCGGCCCCGTGGCGGCTCCGGCGGTTCCCTACGGCCCGCCCCCGGCCCGGCCCGGAGCGCCGGTGGCGGCAATCCCGTCGGTAAGCACCCCGGCCTTCATACCCGCTCCCCAGACCGGAAGCGACATGTGGAAGAGCCCCACGCTTTCATTCGAGGCAATCGGCCTTGCCCTGGCCGACACCACGGGCGACGGCCTTTCCGAAACCGTGGTGATAGGCAAGAACCGGGTGGCGGTGTATCGCTTTGAGCAGGGCCGCTTCGCCACCCTGGCGGACATCGCCCGGCCCGGCCACTTGAAGCAGGTGTGGGTGGACGCGGCGGACATCAACGGAAACGGCAGGGCTGAAATCTTCGTGTCCGCGATAAACGCCAACGGCGGGAAAATGGAGTCCTTCGTCCTGGAGTGGAACGGGAAGGAATACGCGCCCATAGCCGAAAACGAGCGCACTTATTTCAGGGTCATCAGCGTTCCGGGCCGGGGCCAGGTGCTTTTCGGCCAGCGCCGGGGGGCCGGAGACGTGCTTCTTGAGGGCATTTACGAACTTACCCGTTCGGGTGAGCATTACGAATCCAAGGCGGGCGGGCTTTCCATCCCCAAGGCGGACTCGCTTTTCGGCGCGGCCTTCGGCGAATTCGCCGACAGGTCGGTTTCGACGACTGCGGTGCTGGGCCTTGACGACTACCTGCGCCTCTACGACAGCACCGGAAAAAGGCTTTGGATGAGCGACGAAAAGGTGGGCGGCTCGGAAAAATTCCTCAACCTCATGGAATCGAGCGAATCCGCCAACACGGTCTACACCCCCCAGAGGCTCATTCCCATTAGCCAGGGCGACCGCCAGGGCATCCTCGTTGTGATGAACACGGGCATGACTGGCCGCCTGCTCTCCGGCTACCGGCGCTACACCGCCGGGACCTTCTCGGCCTATTTCTGGGACGGGCTCGGCATGACCCAGGCATGGTCCACCCGCAAGGTGACCGGGCTCATAAGCGATTACGGGGTGGGCGACGTGAACAACGACGGAAAAAGCGACCTCGTTTTCATCCTGGTGAAAAAGTCCCTGACCCAGGCATCCACCAACGTGGTGGCCTTTGACATGGATTCCGCCCCCACGGCGGCGAAATAA